Proteins encoded within one genomic window of Candidatus Amarolinea dominans:
- a CDS encoding DUF1858 domain-containing protein produces the protein MEITKDTRVSDILLEYGDIADVMEIFGVKRVGKYSLRMFLAKALTVEWAARIHKVPLDEFLEILNQAVAKK, from the coding sequence ATGGAAATTACAAAAGACACACGTGTCTCAGACATCCTGCTGGAATACGGCGACATCGCCGATGTGATGGAAATCTTCGGCGTCAAACGCGTGGGGAAATACTCCTTGCGAATGTTCCTCGCCAAAGCGCTCACAGTGGAATGGGCGGCGCGCATCCATAAAGTGCCGCTGGACGAATTTCTCGAAATTCTCAATCAGGCCGTCGCAAAGAAATAA
- a CDS encoding FixH family protein → MTNKLILTLMAFLLASCGMMSAPSVEQPTPIPTFASADSTAQDPATNQVPALGGKQSGDLLVWIFSDPNPPSRGDNILEALVTDSNGQPITDATISFDIDMTNMSHGRNVTAASSLGEGRYSAEIHFLMPRKGPGIRAN, encoded by the coding sequence ATGACCAACAAACTGATTTTGACGCTCATGGCATTCCTGCTCGCCTCGTGCGGCATGATGTCGGCTCCGTCGGTGGAACAGCCGACGCCCATTCCAACCTTCGCCTCCGCTGATTCAACCGCGCAGGATCCTGCCACGAATCAAGTCCCTGCGTTGGGTGGGAAACAAAGCGGCGATCTGCTGGTGTGGATCTTCAGCGATCCCAACCCACCCTCCCGCGGCGATAACATCCTCGAAGCGCTCGTCACTGATTCCAATGGCCAGCCGATCACCGATGCAACGATTTCCTTCGACATTGACATGACCAATATGAGTCACGGCCGGAATGTAACCGCCGCTTCATCATTGGGCGAAGGACGTTACAGCGCTGAAATCCATTTCCTCATGCCACGAAAAGGCCCTGGAATTCGTGCAAATTAG
- a CDS encoding nucleotidyltransferase family protein encodes MAGLGIRNIDTKTIIRICREHDVSKIGVFGSLARGEASEASDIDLLIKFSKRKSLLAMIALERQLSVTLGRKIDLLTEAAISPYLRDRIKQETRTIYEAR; translated from the coding sequence ATGGCCGGTTTGGGGATTCGCAACATAGACACGAAAACCATCATCAGAATATGCCGAGAGCATGATGTCAGCAAGATCGGTGTCTTTGGCTCATTGGCGCGCGGAGAGGCCAGTGAGGCCAGTGATATTGACTTACTGATTAAATTCTCTAAACGAAAGAGCCTGTTGGCGATGATCGCTCTGGAGCGCCAATTGTCAGTCACACTGGGACGAAAGATTGACCTGTTGACCGAAGCGGCCATCAGCCCATACCTTCGTGATCGTATCAAACAAGAAACTCGGACGATTTATGAAGCACGATGA
- the alr gene encoding alanine racemase: MPITCILTPDTRQALLAYAGAICRLRPLEVIAVTGSSGKTTAKELIAASLTGATADAADGPVFRNPHSFNGRFGLPIALGRLQPWQRRAVLELAADEFGEIALLAQVTRPTVGLITAVHESHLDVFGSLDAIAREKGALLTALPATGLALLNADDPRVLALAPLSAAPVLTVGLSAAADVRGVVRIPAPIVAAADAQDQPAGEIEVTFSPAAQARLPLPAAAVRLPMRLLGDHQAPLLLAALAVGLFYGQPLDAILAGLAACRPLPGRLRPLPGLAGAVLLDDSANANPASMQAALTTLAAAGRPAWAILGDIGDLGAHEVEAHRRLGSQAAGVVGQLIAIGDRSRRLAEAAAAAGLPAERIFHTYSKAEAVRHVQEMLAAVSADPDAQPPVILIKGGRALRLEEVVAGLLAPAAAAQASALLVRQDAGWRQVRLARPDRPTWLEVDLEAIADNLRILQQVVGPGVDICAVLKADGYGHGAVRVARTVLNNGARLLAVACLAEAITLRRAGIAAPILILGYTPPWQARDVVLNRVTPTVFDLDFAQALQRAVSALDAGQPGRSLRTAAGFALHVKVDTGMARLGLEPDAVMPFIQALHELPDLFVEGIFTHFATADSADQTYLRWQLGRFQAVLEQLTAQGLRPPCVHAANSAATLTLPASHFDLVRTGIALYGLQPGPETPLPPGMRPALRWKSTVAQVKRLPAGAFVSYGAAYRTECEQTIAVAPVGYADGFRRTPLTWPPVLVRGQRAPIVGRVTMDQTMLDVTHIPGVRAGDEVVLIGRQGAQEVTVDDVAAALGTINYEVVSEILARVPRVV; this comes from the coding sequence TTGCCCATCACCTGCATCCTGACGCCCGACACCCGCCAGGCCTTGCTGGCCTACGCCGGCGCCATCTGCCGCCTGCGGCCGCTGGAAGTGATCGCGGTGACCGGCTCCAGCGGCAAAACCACGGCCAAAGAACTGATCGCCGCCAGCCTGACCGGCGCCACGGCAGACGCCGCTGACGGCCCGGTCTTCCGCAACCCTCACAGCTTCAACGGCCGCTTTGGTCTGCCGATCGCGCTGGGCCGCCTGCAGCCCTGGCAGCGGCGGGCCGTGCTCGAACTGGCCGCGGATGAGTTTGGCGAGATCGCGCTGCTGGCCCAGGTGACGCGGCCGACCGTGGGCCTGATCACCGCCGTGCATGAAAGCCACCTCGATGTTTTTGGCAGCCTGGACGCCATCGCCCGGGAGAAAGGCGCCCTCCTGACCGCGCTGCCCGCGACCGGCCTGGCTCTGCTCAACGCCGATGATCCGCGTGTGCTGGCCCTGGCGCCTCTCAGCGCCGCGCCGGTGCTGACCGTCGGCCTGAGCGCGGCCGCGGACGTGCGCGGCGTGGTGCGCATCCCCGCGCCCATCGTCGCAGCAGCCGACGCGCAAGACCAGCCGGCCGGCGAAATCGAAGTGACCTTCAGCCCGGCTGCGCAGGCGCGCCTGCCCCTGCCGGCGGCCGCCGTGCGCCTGCCCATGCGCCTGCTGGGCGACCATCAAGCGCCCCTGCTGCTGGCAGCCCTGGCGGTGGGCCTTTTCTACGGCCAGCCGCTGGACGCCATCCTCGCAGGGTTGGCGGCTTGTCGGCCGCTGCCCGGCCGCCTGCGGCCGCTGCCCGGGCTGGCGGGCGCGGTGCTGCTGGACGATTCGGCCAACGCCAACCCCGCCTCCATGCAGGCGGCGCTGACCACCCTGGCCGCCGCGGGCCGGCCGGCCTGGGCCATCCTGGGCGACATCGGTGACCTGGGCGCGCACGAGGTCGAGGCGCATCGCCGGCTGGGCAGCCAGGCCGCGGGCGTGGTCGGTCAGCTCATTGCCATCGGCGACCGCAGCCGGCGCCTGGCCGAGGCTGCGGCCGCGGCCGGCCTGCCTGCGGAGCGCATTTTCCACACCTACAGCAAGGCCGAAGCGGTCCGCCATGTGCAGGAGATGTTGGCCGCGGTCAGCGCCGATCCGGACGCCCAGCCGCCGGTCATCCTCATCAAGGGCGGCCGCGCCCTGCGCCTGGAGGAGGTGGTGGCCGGCCTGCTGGCGCCGGCGGCCGCGGCCCAGGCGTCAGCCCTGCTGGTGCGCCAGGATGCGGGCTGGCGCCAGGTGCGCCTGGCGCGGCCCGACCGCCCCACCTGGCTGGAGGTGGATCTGGAGGCGATTGCGGACAATCTGCGCATCCTGCAGCAGGTTGTGGGGCCAGGCGTGGACATCTGCGCGGTGCTGAAGGCGGACGGCTACGGGCATGGCGCGGTGCGCGTGGCGCGCACGGTGTTGAACAACGGCGCGCGGCTGCTGGCCGTGGCCTGCCTGGCCGAGGCGATCACCCTGCGCCGCGCGGGCATCGCCGCGCCCATCCTGATCCTGGGCTACACCCCGCCCTGGCAGGCGCGTGACGTGGTGCTCAACCGGGTCACGCCAACCGTCTTCGATCTCGATTTTGCCCAGGCCCTGCAGCGGGCGGTCAGCGCGCTGGACGCCGGCCAGCCGGGCCGCAGTCTGCGCACTGCGGCCGGCTTTGCCCTGCACGTCAAGGTGGATACCGGCATGGCGCGGCTGGGCCTGGAGCCGGACGCGGTCATGCCGTTCATCCAGGCCCTGCACGAACTGCCCGATCTGTTCGTCGAAGGGATTTTCACGCACTTTGCCACGGCCGACAGCGCGGACCAGACCTACCTGCGCTGGCAGTTGGGCCGCTTCCAGGCGGTGTTGGAGCAACTGACGGCCCAGGGCCTGCGCCCACCCTGCGTCCACGCGGCCAACTCCGCGGCCACGCTGACCCTGCCGGCCAGTCATTTCGACCTGGTGCGGACGGGCATCGCGCTGTACGGTCTGCAGCCAGGGCCGGAGACGCCCCTGCCGCCGGGGATGCGGCCCGCCCTGCGCTGGAAGAGCACCGTGGCCCAGGTCAAACGGCTGCCGGCCGGCGCGTTCGTCAGCTACGGCGCCGCTTACCGCACTGAGTGCGAGCAAACGATTGCCGTGGCGCCGGTGGGTTACGCGGATGGTTTTCGCCGGACGCCCTTGACCTGGCCGCCGGTGCTGGTGCGCGGACAGCGCGCGCCCATCGTCGGCCGGGTCACGATGGATCAGACGATGTTGGACGTGACGCACATTCCCGGCGTGCGCGCCGGCGACGAGGTGGTGTTGATCGGCCGCCAGGGCGCGCAAGAGGTGACGGTGGATGACGTGGCCGCGGCGCTGGGCACTATCAACTATGAAGTGGTGAGTGAAATCCTGGCCCGCGTCCCGCGCGTGGTATAA
- a CDS encoding winged helix-turn-helix transcriptional regulator, with the protein MAIILLVVTKRADFPRADWRALAEHQIEVIHASSQARAWEAIAQAQPDFVLLAAAATRLVTRPFIEKVRQLAPEAGLMGLADAEWPLAPLLDHLLPPSATDWDLLRAMPAVKRMRSNHILIVSPIKLDTQQRRLWIGQDEHHLTPKQCCLLGLLMRRPNEIITRRELMEQVWQTAYLGDTRTLDVHMHWLRKKIEVDPKAPKILVTVRGQGFSLRGPA; encoded by the coding sequence ATGGCGATCATACTCCTGGTGGTGACAAAGCGTGCCGATTTTCCGCGTGCCGATTGGCGCGCGCTGGCCGAACATCAGATCGAAGTGATTCATGCCAGCTCACAAGCCAGGGCTTGGGAGGCCATCGCGCAGGCTCAGCCCGATTTTGTGCTGCTCGCGGCCGCGGCCACACGCCTGGTGACGCGTCCATTCATCGAAAAGGTGCGCCAACTGGCGCCTGAAGCCGGCCTGATGGGATTGGCCGACGCGGAATGGCCGCTGGCGCCGCTGCTGGATCATCTGCTGCCCCCATCTGCCACGGACTGGGACCTCTTGCGGGCCATGCCGGCCGTCAAACGGATGCGCAGTAACCACATCCTCATCGTCAGTCCCATCAAGCTCGACACGCAGCAGCGCCGGCTGTGGATCGGGCAAGATGAACATCACCTGACGCCCAAGCAGTGTTGTTTGCTCGGACTGCTGATGCGCCGCCCTAATGAAATTATCACGCGCCGCGAGTTGATGGAACAGGTGTGGCAAACCGCCTACCTGGGCGATACCCGCACGCTCGATGTGCATATGCACTGGCTGCGCAAGAAGATCGAAGTGGACCCGAAAGCGCCCAAGATCCTGGTCACAGTGCGAGGGCAGGGGTTCAGCCTGCGCGGCCCGGCGTAG
- a CDS encoding 30S ribosomal protein S20: protein MANHKSALKRIRRNERAHQHNRLVLTSMRTYLKGARVKLTGKNEIEAQEALRMAVSALDQAAGKGVIHPNNAARRKSRLMLAYNRTFAARPAA from the coding sequence GTGGCTAACCATAAGTCTGCGTTGAAGCGCATTCGCCGCAATGAGCGGGCACATCAGCATAATCGCCTGGTCCTGACTTCCATGCGCACCTATCTCAAGGGTGCGCGGGTGAAATTGACCGGCAAAAACGAAATCGAAGCACAGGAAGCCCTGCGCATGGCTGTCAGTGCCCTGGATCAGGCGGCAGGTAAAGGCGTCATCCACCCCAACAACGCGGCCCGGCGCAAGTCTCGCCTCATGTTGGCGTACAACCGGACATTTGCGGCTCGCCCGGCGGCCTGA
- a CDS encoding DUF2085 domain-containing protein — MSTPGPLADRVPAPPDRLTRAVNGMVAWIARHWLLLFSVLLILYLAVPVAAPILMQSGHERSARLIYAFYRLLCHELPERSYFLFGPQPLYSLSELTAAGVLPGPSILERPLYLGDMQFGYKIALCQRDLAIYGSVLLGGWVFGLLRGRVVLPRLTIKTYLIFLAPIAVDGLTQLFGWRESNYLLRTATGALFGLASAWLAYPNIQDAMADALQSLDAVAS; from the coding sequence ATGTCTACACCTGGCCCGCTGGCTGATCGCGTCCCCGCGCCGCCGGACCGCTTGACGCGCGCCGTCAATGGGATGGTGGCCTGGATTGCGCGCCATTGGCTGCTGCTCTTCAGCGTCCTGCTGATTCTCTACCTGGCTGTCCCCGTCGCCGCGCCCATCCTCATGCAAAGCGGTCATGAACGTTCGGCCCGCTTGATCTACGCCTTCTATCGGCTGTTGTGCCATGAGCTGCCCGAACGCTCCTATTTTCTGTTCGGCCCGCAGCCCCTCTACTCCTTGTCCGAGCTGACCGCGGCTGGCGTGCTGCCAGGCCCGAGCATCCTGGAGCGGCCGCTCTATCTGGGCGACATGCAATTTGGCTACAAGATCGCGCTCTGCCAGCGTGACCTGGCAATCTATGGCTCAGTGCTGCTGGGGGGTTGGGTCTTTGGTCTCCTGCGCGGCCGTGTCGTTTTGCCGCGCCTGACCATCAAGACCTATCTGATCTTCCTGGCGCCGATTGCTGTGGATGGTTTGACGCAGCTTTTTGGCTGGCGCGAGAGCAATTATCTTCTACGCACGGCCACCGGCGCCCTCTTTGGCCTGGCGTCGGCGTGGCTGGCCTACCCCAACATTCAAGACGCCATGGCCGACGCGTTGCAAAGCCTCGACGCTGTAGCCTCGTAA
- a CDS encoding glutaredoxin family protein, whose protein sequence is MPTIILYHRDGCHLCEQVLWELRPHTARLGIRVQEVDITADPALWQRFRYLIPVIETPTRAFFAPIDMEELLQELEEVA, encoded by the coding sequence ATGCCCACAATCATCCTGTATCACAGGGACGGCTGTCACCTGTGCGAGCAAGTGCTCTGGGAATTGCGCCCCCACACCGCCCGCCTCGGCATCCGCGTGCAGGAGGTGGACATCACGGCTGATCCGGCGCTCTGGCAGCGTTTTCGCTACCTGATCCCGGTGATCGAGACCCCTACCCGCGCCTTTTTCGCGCCGATTGACATGGAAGAACTGCTGCAAGAGCTTGAGGAGGTTGCCTGA
- a CDS encoding TlpA family protein disulfide reductase — translation MANLHRVQRPLFAWNRSRGHGLRLLLSGLLLLTLSACAAPAPAPTAGGERTLRVPAQPADDLATAAMPDDINNDQAQPTANSPAPDFAMRYADGAEVRLSDLRGRPILINFWATWCGPCRLEMPDIVAAYEKHKEAGFVVIAVNLEESAAKITPFAEEFGMALPIVMDDGTAARAYQVRVMPSSFFIDRDGKVSARWLGVLTPSLIEKNLAPIL, via the coding sequence ATGGCTAACCTGCACCGCGTCCAACGCCCCCTGTTCGCCTGGAACCGCAGCCGGGGTCATGGCCTGCGCCTGCTGCTCAGCGGCCTGCTGCTGTTGACGCTCAGCGCCTGCGCCGCGCCCGCGCCCGCGCCCACGGCCGGCGGTGAACGCACCTTGCGCGTGCCCGCCCAGCCGGCCGACGACCTGGCAACGGCCGCGATGCCCGATGACATCAACAACGATCAGGCGCAGCCCACGGCCAACTCTCCGGCGCCCGATTTTGCCATGCGCTATGCGGACGGCGCGGAGGTGCGCCTCAGCGACCTGCGCGGCCGGCCGATCCTCATCAATTTCTGGGCCACCTGGTGCGGACCGTGCCGCCTGGAGATGCCCGACATCGTGGCGGCCTATGAGAAGCACAAAGAGGCCGGTTTTGTGGTCATCGCCGTCAACCTGGAAGAGAGTGCCGCAAAAATCACCCCGTTTGCCGAGGAGTTCGGCATGGCGCTGCCCATCGTCATGGATGATGGCACGGCCGCGCGGGCCTACCAGGTGCGCGTGATGCCCAGTTCGTTCTTCATTGACCGCGACGGCAAGGTCAGCGCGCGCTGGCTGGGCGTGCTCACGCCGTCGCTGATCGAGAAGAACCTGGCGCCCATCCTGTAG
- a CDS encoding sulfite exporter TauE/SafE family protein: MDIGIVPAFVAGLISFVSPCVLPLVPAYIGYLGGTAVTTVGTTERNSYVTFLHAIFFVLGFTAIFVLLGATASALGQLLNQQVYAIQRVGGVIVILFGLHMMGLFTALERAIQARPAWRDSAVGQVALPVLGWFNSLLYTERRVHVQTRPGLGFFSSFLVGIFFAAGWTPCVGPILGTILLTASSANSVTRGIVVLTAYSLGLGIPFLLTGLLLESMTGALRRARAYLGIISFISGLFLVYIGYLLFTYQLGALGARLQELLPWLTEFTTRNG; encoded by the coding sequence ATGGACATCGGCATCGTGCCGGCGTTTGTGGCCGGCCTCATCTCGTTTGTTTCTCCCTGCGTGCTGCCCCTGGTGCCGGCCTACATCGGCTACCTGGGCGGGACCGCTGTGACCACCGTGGGGACGACGGAGCGCAACAGCTACGTCACTTTCTTGCACGCGATCTTCTTCGTCCTGGGCTTCACCGCCATCTTCGTCCTGCTGGGCGCCACTGCCAGCGCCCTCGGACAGTTGCTCAATCAACAGGTGTACGCCATTCAGCGGGTCGGCGGCGTCATCGTCATCCTGTTCGGCCTGCACATGATGGGGCTGTTCACGGCGCTGGAACGGGCCATTCAAGCGCGACCGGCCTGGCGCGACAGCGCCGTGGGCCAGGTTGCGCTGCCGGTCCTGGGCTGGTTCAACTCGCTGCTCTACACCGAACGCCGCGTGCATGTGCAGACCCGGCCCGGCCTGGGATTCTTCTCCTCCTTCCTGGTCGGCATCTTCTTCGCTGCCGGTTGGACGCCGTGCGTGGGGCCGATCCTGGGCACGATTCTTCTGACCGCTTCCTCTGCCAATTCAGTCACCCGCGGCATCGTCGTGCTCACCGCCTATTCCCTGGGCCTGGGCATCCCCTTCCTGCTCACCGGCCTGCTGCTCGAATCCATGACCGGCGCGCTGCGCCGGGCGCGGGCCTACCTGGGCATCATTTCGTTCATCAGCGGCCTTTTCCTGGTCTATATCGGTTACCTGCTCTTCACCTATCAGCTCGGCGCGCTCGGCGCGCGGCTGCAAGAGCTTCTCCCCTGGCTGACGGAGTTCACAACTCGCAATGGCTAA